A window of Chryseobacterium shandongense genomic DNA:
CACAACGTTGATTAATTTTGAAGAATTTGTTTCTTCCCATGCAATTCCAATAATATTTTTATAGTCATCAATTTCCATCATATCCTTAGATTTTGCAACAGCATATCCATCGTTGTTTCCAGATGGAATGATATAATCTCCGACCTTGGCTTTATTAAGCACAAAAACAGGAACCTGACCCATAAATGCCACAGCCTTGAATTTTTTTTCATTCTCTTTTGAAGGTGCCTTACCTACCACTGCCGGATTTGTTGAAATCACCATTATTTTATCACTTTCATTTGTGTTAAGAGAAATTTTACCTCCTTTAACTCCAACAACCTGTGCAGGAGTAATTTTGTGAAAATCATTATAATTCATTAATTCCAAATACTCAGCATAGTCTCCTGCACTTGAAGCGTACATCACTCCGACAGTATTTTCCAATCCCTGCAACAGACCAGAAAAACGATCAATTCTTTCGCCAGCCAATGTAATTTCCTGTGTCATTGTTACAATTTTATCAGCGTATTTAGCGGCGGTAAGGAGTTCAATATTTGACTTTAGAAGCTGTGCCTGGGAGGCCTGAGAACAACCACCGCCTACAATCGTACCACCGTTAGAAGTTCCTCCGGTAACTCCCCCGGGTTGTAAACCATTTGATGTTTCCTGACTTTTTTCAGATTTCTTTTTTTCTAATATTTCAATAGCTTCTTCATATGCTCTGAAAGCAATCTTAAGCGGTAAAGTTGCTTCTTCAATGCTTTTAGCTCTAACAAAATTTGCATAATCCCCATTTTTATTGATAAGTTCTGAAAGGTTTTGCCCTTGTATTCTTCCAACCATTTTCCCATCTTTATTCCAAAAGGAAATGAAATTATTACCTGTTGTGGCCTCTGCCGAATTGACGCTTCCATATGCAGCTCCATAATTGCTTTCTGCATGTTTGTTTACTTTAATAGCAATCCCTTGATCTACGGCATTTACTTTAAGAGCATAAGAATCAATTAGGTTATCGGGACCATACCCCTGATTATTTAAGAGAGGCTGTTGATATGGGTTGCTGTAATAAGTGTACGTGTCTACCGATAAAGGAGTAAGGGTATTTACTGTTGCATTTTGAGCAAAAACTTTACCTAATACAGATAAGTTTCCGTTAATGATTGCTCCGCCATCAACTTTTAAGGCGGCATTTGTAAAATCACCATACGGCTGATTTAGCGTTGATCTCACATGAAGCCTTTTTCCTACAATAGCACCACCATCTACTTCGAGTGCTTTATTGTTATCTTCATCTACCGTGCTTTTAATTTCGACCTGTTTATTAAAAGCAGCAAGATCATTGAATGTGCTTAATTTATTTGTATAAAGATTTCCATCCAGATGGGTATCATTTTTAACATTAAGATTATTTCCTACGTTAATGTTTTCCTTTACTCCCAAACCTCCGTCAACAACCAAGGCTCCACTTAAAGGATTGTAAGAACTCGTTGCATTGTCAATTTTGGTGATACCACTTATTGTTGCGGTATTGTTTACTGTTAAAGTACTGGTTGTAGTATTGGCTGCAACAGATAAATTTTGACCAACATTGGTATTTTGTAATACATTTACATTGCCATTTGCCGTTATACTCTCCTTTGCGGTAATATTTTTTCCTGCATAAATACTTTTATCCACTCCTAAACCGCCTTCTGTTACAATAAGCGCTCCAGAGTCTTGATTTACTGCGTCTGCAGTTCCATTAATTTGGAGAGAATTATTAACAGCCAAATTATTTGATGTAAGAACCCCATCGATTTTGGCATTTTTCGCCACATTCAGATTTTCACCAATCCCTACTCCACCATGTACAACCAAAGCTCCATCTGTAGATGCCGAAGAAGGAGTATTATTATCTATTTTAGTGGTTCCCTTAATGGTGGTGTTTCCTTCAACATTAAGCGTATTTAGGTTTGCTGTATTGGATACTGTAAGATTATTATCTGATATTATATTTGTATTTGCCCTGATGCTTCCTCCAGCTACCATATCTTTTTCAACGCCGAGACCACCGGATTCAATAATGACAGCCCCTTCATCTTTATTAGCAGCATTAGCATCACCATTTACCTTAACATTCTTCCCAACCGCTAAATTTTGTAAGGCATTCATATTTCCTGAAATATTTGTGTTTCCACCAACATTTAGATTTTTGGCTACGGAGGCACCACCTGCAGTTACAAAAGATCCTTCATTCAAAGTATTAGATTCGGTAGCATCATTAATTTTTACAGATTTATCGAAATCCGCTTTATTCGTAAATTTCGAAGTTCCATCTACCTTAAGATTCCCTAAAAGATTCGTATCTTGATAAACAGAAAGATTTTCTCCAACATTTAAGTTCATCTTTATTCCTGTTCCTCCTTTTACGATAAGTGCTCCGGTATAAGGGTCTATGGATTGAGTCGATGATTCTACAACCCCTGTTTGTGCTATTAAATTATTAACATTAGCATTATTTGTTGTAAGATTCTGCGTTGTAAGATTGGTAACTGTAAGTATATTATTGTTCCCAAGATTAATGTCTCCCAGAAAATTGATTTTCCCATCGGGAGTAATATTGATACGTGTTTGATTATTGGTTTTTATATTTAAAGGTGCTGCATCCACAGTTCCTAAAAAGCCATTACGCATACCAATGTCGCGGTTGCCGTACACAGACCATGTATTTCCTTTAGATGCTAATGTTGAATTACTATCTCCTGTATAATCACTATTAACAGCACCGAAAACCTGATTATTACCTGTGACAGATTCTGCAGTCAGAGCATGAAATGCGTATGGTACTGCATATAAATCCGTAGACTGAAGCTGTACATACCCTCCTGTTGCCGCTCCGTTGGTATTCAAAACCTTGTATTTTATTCTCAGACTAACTTCCTGGTTACTGAAGGGCACTTCATTAAATTTACCCGAAATAGATGTACCTTTTCCTACCTGTATGAAAGCAAGACCTTCATTATTAGTATTAATCTGTTGTTTTTCGGAATACCACACTTTATCTTTGGTAAACAATTCTACTTCAACACTAAGATTTTCGTTTTTAACAGGCAGATGGCTTTTATCGAATATCTGCGATCGAAATATCATACTGTTATATGGCTTTTCCTGAGCTTTTAAAGCATGTGTCGCACAACCTAAAAAGAATAATACGGCATATTTATATATTTTCATTTTGTTATTTTTTTATGATTTTATAAGATTTTTTAGAGTTTTCATCCTGAATTACCAACACGTAAACACCTGATAAAAGATTCAGCATATTGATTGTAAAATTTGAGTTTTTCTCTTCTTTCATAGCAATCAGTTTTCCGGACATATCCATTAGGCTGTAGGAAACTTTATCTCCTTGAAATGCTTTTATAGTGACATTTAAAATGTCGTCTACGGGATTAGGATACAATACGATCGACAAATCACTTTTAAAATTATCATCAGGATACAAAGCATACGTGTTTATTTCCAAGCCTTCAGATCTGGTAAATAGCTCCTCAATTATATATTCCTGATTTTGCGACTGTGCAAAATTTACCGAAGGCAAAGAAATCGCAAGAAGAATACTTAAAGAATAAATATTTCCTTTCATTATTTTTGATTTTATTTTTTTGCTATTGAACTGCAACTCGTAGAAATATTATTGTTGCTTGTTTGATAAGTAAAGGTGATCTCATCTCTTTCATTATTTATTGTTCCTTCACCAACGATATGCAAATTGTCAGCGTGAGTATCGATCTTAATAATATCGGGATTCTGCTCACTTATAGTTGCTACAATAGTTGGTCCGTAACCACCGAAATTATCGAGATACAGTTCATTGTTATTTTCATCTTTTTCCCTGATAATCATCGTATAAGTTGTATTAGCAGATCCGCACGAATCATTCACTGTGTACTCTCCTAAAAATTTCAGCAAAACCGAATCTTCATCTCTGTTACATCCTACTATCGCTATAAGCGCTATCAGAGATAACAGTACTTTAATTTTTTTTAAATAATGCATATATTATATTTTTCTAATTATTCCTATTCCTATCGAGAAAGCAATATTCCTTCTCTTTTCATAATAATATTCCTGATATATACTTGATAAGCCAAACTGCATTCTTGGAATAAAATTGATCATGTAATTTTCATTAAGCTTGAAACTGATGTTGGCTCCGGATTCTATTCCCATATCCAGTTTGTCATTATCTACGGGTACCGAAAAATAATTATCCTTAATCTTTTCACTGGCTTCCAAAGGAATTCCAATATAGCCTCCCGCATAAGGCCTCACCTCAATATATCTGTTCCGGTAAGCTTCTACGCCAAAACGTACAGGTATCTGAATGTAGCTTGAGGAATAGTCTTTATTTTCGGTTGTAAAACCTCTTTTGCTGAATCCTAAACCGCTTCCCACAAATAAAATAGTACTGATGTTATAGTCGTACGTAATCTGAAAGGAAGGCGCTCCTTTATAGAGCAGATTCTGCTTCTGAAGTCCTTTAAATTTTATATAATCTTGATTTACTCTGTCATAATAGGCGTTAATGCCTATTTCATGTTTATGTTCCTGTCCCCATAAAGTAGCACAGAAAACCAATGTAATTACTAATAAGAATCGCATGTTTTTTTGTTTAATTAATATAATTTTTACCTCATTTTATTTTTGAATTGTTGTTTACTGTGTTATTCTAACAGTAGTGCTGCAAAGGAGATAGCTGAAACAGTCTGTTTAACAAAAACAGATTTATCAGGGTATCATGTTATCTCAATTTCAATCTCCGATAGAAATTGATTTTTGTTCAGGGGAAGGAGGTGGGGAAATATTTTTCGGAAATCAAATTCATTAGATAATTCAAGATTATGAATATCTAAACACTATATTTTTAAGATATGATTGATTTTCCTCTAGATGAATGCTGTAGTGAACAGTATTCATAATAAAATATTAAGAATAGGATATGTAAATCCCGACGATTTTAGATACAAAAAAATTTGCCTGTCAAATCGTATGATTAATTCTAATTTTAATAATGAATTATTATCTATAATAGAAAAAAGAATATAAAGTGTCTTTCAAAAAAGAACACATAAAAATAGTTAAGGTGTTTTTTCATCTCAAGTGTGTATATTAAATTCAAAAGCTAAACCAAAAATAATTTTTTTTCACAATATCACAAAATTTAAACTTAATTTATAATAAATATAAATAAAAAATAGATAAAAAATAAAAATTTAATTAATAAATACAAATAAATTAATTAAATTCACATTAGCCTTTATAAAATATTAATTTTATAAACCCGCGTTTGTAAAGGGATAGGATATGCCTGCTCATCTTAAATATTTAAAAAGCAAAATTATCAAGTACATATCCATCTAAAAAGACCTACAACGATTAGAAGACGATTTAAAATTAGTCTCAACTTTTCGGTTGATACTTTTTTAAACCATAGTTAATACCCGAATTATATAAACTTTTACGCTGAAAATAAGTATATTCGCTGTTCAAATTTTTATTGAATAATGAAGAAGATTGTTTCCGCTTTATTTTTAGTTTCTGTAATCACGGCATTTGCCCAGGAAGCTATTCAGTTTCAGGAACTGCCTTTTAAAGATCTTATTGCAAAGGCAAAAAAAGAAAACAAAATCGTGTTTATTGATGCATTTACCTCATGGTGTGGACCATGCAAAATGATGGAGAGAAATATTTTCACAAAAAAATCCGTGGGAGATTATTACAATGCCAACTTCATTAACGCAAGATTCGATATGGAAAAAGGAGAAGGAAGAGATATTGCTGTAAAATACGGCGTGCGTTCCTACCCTACTTATCTTTTTCTAAATGGCGACGGAGAGCTTGTTTCACAGAACTACGGCTACATGGAAGAAAGTATGTTCGTTGCTATGGGGCAGAACGTTAATTCTCCCAATAATAAAAAAGGCTCTCTAAAAGAACGATTTGAAAAGGGTGAAAAAGATCCAGAATTCCTGGTCAATATTATGAAACTTAATTCTTCTACCGATTTCGACTTTGCTAAAAAGGCTTCGGAAAGATATTTTGAAAACAAAGAAAAAACATCCGAATTTACAAAAGATGATGTTGGTCTATTATTATTTTTTCTAAAATCTTCAGAGGACAAAAACTACAAAATATTTACGAATAGGAAAGCTGAAATCATCAAATTTTTACCCGAAGAAACCTACCGTGAGTTCGATAATCAGATCAAGTTGGGAAAAATTGTTGAGCAATCCATCGACAGGCAAAACAAAAGAATCAACGACGAGTACTTTATGAAAACAGCCGAGCCGCTTGTAGGAAAACATGATGCGGAAGTAAAGCTCAATCAGACTAAGCTCAGCTATTACGAACAAAATGCCAACTTCCCGGAATATGAAAAAGCGGCCCTTTCTTATTATAAAAATTCAGAAGCTTTTGAACCTAACGAATTATTAAAAGCAGCATGGATATTTTCTGAACATATCACCAATCCTTCGTCGCTGAAAAAGGCTTCAGAATGGGCAGAGAAATCTGTTATGAGAGGCGAAACATCAGAAAACACATATATTTTAGCAAAACTCTATTTCCTTACCGGAAATAAGGAACAGGCTAAAACGTATGCAGAAATGTCTAAAAACATGGCATCCCAGGCTCAGAAAGATTCTACTTTGGCAGATGCGTTATTAAAACAAATTAATGAGAAATAATGAAGATCAGATTATTAGCAGGCGCCCTTCTCCTCTTTATTTTAGGGAATGTAGATGCCCAGGAACAGAATAATGAAAAAAGTGTTTACGTAAAAGGCAATGCACTGTTTATTCCTATTGGAATTGTTAATCTTGCGCTGGAACATCAGATCAGCAAAAAAATTACTGTACAGGGAGACGTTTTTGTCTCTCCTTGGAAGTCTTTTGACGGTCACGAACTGCAATACTATTCCGTATCTGCAGAAGGGAGATATTACTTCAATGAAGCGTTTAGGCATTTTTATGTCGGAGCCAATATTGCTACATCAGCATTTACATTGCAGAAATGGAATTACTGGCCGGATGAGCCGTATTATAACGATTACGGCGAGGTTTTCAAAAGTTCAAACCTTTATCAGAAAGGTTATTCCTTAATAATTGGCGTTACCTTGGGATATCAGTTCAAAGTTTCCGACAGATGGAATATTGATCTGTATGGAACACTAGGAACTTCACAGGATTTTTATAAAGGTTACGACAGAACTACCGGAGAACGCTACGACAGAAAAGATAATAAATTCAACAGAAGTGGTGAAATACTTCCCTACAGAGGAGGTGTCATGATTTCTTATAAGCTAAAATAATCAATATGAAATTATTCGGAAGAAACCACCTGATCCTTTGTGCTATTACTTTCATCATCCTTTTTCTGATGAATTACCTTGGTAATGACCAGGCGGATAAACTGCAAAGAGCTTTAATGATCGGTGCTGCAGGAGTAATAGGTTTGTCCCTTGGTTTATTGATTATGAATAAAGGGAAAGACGACAAAACACCACCGCATAACTTTGATTAAATCACGAATTTTTAAATTCACTGATATCAATTTTCATAAATAATATATTTTTTTCTGATTTTTTCAAACTTTTCCAGGCCGGGCTTCCAGGAGTCTTTGATTTCTTTAATGGATTTTCCGGCAATAATTTGTTTTCTCAGCGTATCATTTCCTGCTAACGTATCAAACCAGAAATTTTTACCGGGTGTCGGCTTTAGGAAAAAGTCCAGTTCCGGATTTTTATAGTTTTGATAGGCTTTGATCACCCATTCCAGGTTAAGTGATCTTAAATCTTCCTGATAGTTAGATAGATTTTCTCCGTAGCAGAGTTTTCCATTCAGAAAAGGATCCTTTGCTCCAAAATTCGGCTTCGGTGTAAATTGATAAGGCAGACTTTTTGTCCATGGTGACCCGTAAATCTGAAAAGGTAAATCGGTTCCTCTTCCTACGGAAACCTGTGTTCCTTCAAAAAAACACAAGCTTGGATAGAGATTGATTGATTTGTCGTTGGGTAAATTAGGGGAAGGTTTATCCAGAATCCTATACCTTAATTTTTTATGATAATTTTTCATCGGGATTAAAGTATATTTAGCCTGAACTTCTTTTTCCAGCCACTTTTCTCCGTTCACCATTTTGCCGTATTCTCCAATCGTAAGACCGTAAACGACAGGCACTTCATGCATTCCGACAAAACTTTTCCATTTTTTATCGAGAACCGCTCCATCTATGTAACCGTCGTGCGGATTAGGGCGATCCAGCACCATTACTTCAACATTATTTTCCGCTGCGGCTTCCATGAGATAAGTTAATGTAGAAATGTAAGTATAGAACCGCACTCCGACATCCTGTATATCAAAAACTACAATATCGATCCCTTTCAGTTGGTCAGGTTTCGGCTTTTTATTGTTCCCATAAAGAGAAATAATAGGAATTCCGGTTTTAACATCCACTCCGTTTTTTACTTTTTCTCCGGCATCAGCATCCCCCCTGAAGCCATGTTCGGGAGCGAAAATAGATTTAATTTTAATTCCGTTTTTTACTAAAAAATCTACTACATGTGTTCTGTCACTCATCAATCCCGTCTGGTTGGTAACTACACCAATAGTTTTACCCTTCAGCAGCGGCAAATATACTTCCGGTTGATCGGCACCTGTTTTAAAACCGTCTTTAGCTTGAGTTTGAGAATAATATTGGTGGAATACTCCTAAAAAAATTAGGCAAATAAGAAGTAAATTTTTAATTTTGAAATCTAAATTCATAAGCTTGAAATTTCCTTTATATTTCTCTAGAAAAATAGCGTTTTCCAAAGATAACAAAAATAACCTTTCAAGGGTTATCATCTTCATTGGGAGGCTTTCGGTAGCGCTTGGAATCATTGTTTCTTTAATTACCGTATCCACCGGGTTCGGTTCTAAAAAAGCAATCAAAGAAAGACTGGCAGATTTCAGCGGCCACATTACAGTAAGGTCCACAAGATCAAACTCTTCATACAATACTTCCGTTCTCGATAATCAGGGGCTGGATGTAAAACGGATAAAAGAAATTCCTGATGTTGCGAGTGTGCAGAAATATGCCATGTTAACGGGTATAATGAGGAATGAGCACAATTTTGCAGGAATTATTTTTAAAGGAATCGGAAAAGATTTTGACAGCCTCAGATTTAAAAAATTCCTGATCTCCGGAACTACGCCGCAGGTCACTGAAAAAGGCTATAATAACGGCGTCGTGATTTCTGACAAGACAGCAAAAGATCTACACCTGAAGGTAAAAGACAGCATCGTTACCGTATTTTCAAAAGCTGACCAGCAACCCATCTATAGAAAATTTGAAGTACTGGGAATCTATAGAACAGATATTAAAATGATTGACGATCAGTTTGTTATAGGAGATATCAACCACATTCGTAAAATTCAGGATATGAAGCCGGATGAGGCAGGCGGAATTGATATTTTCTTTAAAAATATAAACGACGCAGATACTGATTTTCCTGAAATTGAAAAGCTTATCGGGTATAAAAACTATGCAGAAAAAGCCACTGAGAAGTTTCCGCAAATTACCGACTGGATCAGTATTTTCGATACCAATATTGCATTAATTATTATTATCATGCTGATTGTTGTGGTCATCAATATCATTATGGTTCTTTTAATCCTGATTATCGAAAGAACGAATTCCATTGGTCTTCTTAAGACGCTTGGCGCAAGCAATTCCCAGATCCGGGCAACGTTTATCAATTATACGCTGATCATCATGATTCCGGGACTTCTGTATGGGAATGTAATGGGTCTCGGATTGATTTTAATCCAGAAGTTTTTTGGACTCATTAAACTAAATCCTGAAAATTACTACGTTAGCACCGTTCCGGTAGATCTTAATCCGCTTGCAATCATATCCATTTCATTAGGAATTTTAATTATTTCAGGTCTTGCATTGATCATTCCAAGTTATCTGATCAGTAAGATTTCTCCCGTAAAGGCTATTAAATATAATTAGAAGTTGGTGAAAAGTAAAAGGTGAAAAGTCTCAGTTGTGAATTAACTTATTCATGGAATCGATCGTATCATCATCCGGATAAAATTTAAAGCCGTATCTTTGTCGTTCTTTAAAAAACATTTATGAAATACGCAGACAACATCCTCGAAACTATAGGAAATACACCACTTGTAAAATTAAATAAAGTTTTGGGTGAAGATTTTCCGGCAATGGTTTTGGCAAAGGTGGAAACCTTCAATCCCGGGCATTCCGTGAAAGACAGAATGGCCGTTAAGATGATTGAAGACGCAGAGAAAGACGGAAGACTGAAGCCGGGCGGAACTATTATTGAAGGAACTTCCGGAAACACAGGAATGGGACTGGCTCTGGCAGCAATTATCAAAGGATACAAATGTATTTTTGTAACCAACTCAAAACAATCTAAAGAAAAATGCGATATTCTGCGTGCAGTGGGTGCTGAAGTAATTGTTTGCCCTACCGACGTAAAACCTACGGATCCGCGTTCTTACTATTCCGTATCAAAAAGACTGGCAAAGGAAACCGAGAACGGATGGTACGTTAATCAATATGATAATTTATCCAACAGAGCTGCACATTATGAATCTACCGCTCCGGAAATCTGGGAACAGACGGAAGGAAAACTGACTCATTTCGTAGTTGGTGCAGGAACAGGAGGCACTATTACAGGCTGTGGAACATTCTTCAAAGAGAGAAACCCCAACATCAAAGTTATCGGTGTTGATACGTACGGTTCCATCTTAAAGGAAATCCATGAAACAGGCGAGATTAACTTAGGGAATGCTTATACCTATATTACCGAAGGAATTGGTGAAGACATTCTTCCCGAAAACTATGACATGGCGGTTATCGATCATTTTGAAAAAGTAACGGATAAAGACGGAGCCATTTATGCAAGAAAATTAGCAAAAGAAGAAGGGATTTTCTGCGGATATTCCGCCGGAAGTGCTATTGCTTCATTGGTTCAGATGAAAGATCAGTTTACAAAAGATGATGTGATTGTAGTTCTTCTCCACGATCACGGATCAAGATATGTAGGAAAGATCTACAACGACGAATGGATGAAAGAAATGGGCTGGCTGGATTAATCAGTCGTCACAATCTATAATAAAAAACTCAGAACAAAATGTTCTGAGTTTTTGTTTGATTTATATTCGCAAAATTTTTGAAGAAGTTTTATTCCTTGATGTTTTTCTTTAAAAACTGTTTTAAAAAGCTGTAATCTTTCTCTTGCATGGATTTTCTGGGAAACATATAGCTGTATTTTCCTTCAATGCTGATAAATTCGTTATTGCTATCAAAAAACTCAAAATCTTTCCATTCACTCGTTTCTTTGTCGCCATCAATATTCACTGTGAAGAAGTTATCGTCCATTCTGATCTCGTAGATATTGCAGTTTTCGACTTTATTTAAATAATGTTCAACCTGCTTTTTCCACCTTGAAACCTTATTAATACTTACCGATAAAAAAACAGCGCAAAGAAGGAATAAAAAGCTTACAAAATACAAAATCCCTGATTTTTCTTTACTGAAATCATCTTTGAAGAGAAATAAAATGATCAGAATAACAGCAACAATAATGGTGGTAACTGTTTTTCCGCGCGTGGTCGAAGAAAAAAACAGGCTTCCCTGATTTCCGCTGAAATATATTTCTTCAAAATCTTTTCTTTTAGGTTTCAGAATGATTACTTTTTCGTCAGTCATACTTATTAATTCTGCAGCAAAGATAGTTTTTTCATTTTATTGATCTCATTTTAAACATCACCACTCTGCCCAACTCTCTCACCCTAAACCTTCTCACTCTAGAACTCACCCACTCAAAAACTCCCTTCCTCATATTTATCACTGATGGCGGAAAGCTTACTCATCAGCTCACGATTTTTCTGTTTCAGATCTTCCATTTTTCTCAGCATTTCGTGGATTACTTCTAGTCCCGGAAGATTGATTTCCAGATCGTAATGCCAGTTGGCAAACCTTTCAAAAGATGGCAAATCTTCGTACATCAGATAACGGATTTCATTTTCCATCTCAACATTCAGCAATCCGGAATCTACCAGTTCATCAAAAAAAGTAACCTCAATATTGTATATTTTTACGAGTTCTTCCCGCGATATTCTTTCACTCATGACTAGGAATTTTTTAATTGTTCGAAAAGTTGCTTCTGCTTATCGGTAAGATTGGTAGGCAGTTTAACATCGTACGTCACAAAAAGGTCTCCGAATTCTCCTTCTTTTTTATAGACAGGAAATCCTTTTCCTTTTAATCTTACCGTCGTTCCGTTTTGGGTTTCAGGTTTTACTTTAAGATTAACACTTCCGGTAAGGGTATTTACTTTTACGTCACCTCCTAAAACAGCCGTATAA
This region includes:
- a CDS encoding chaperone modulator CbpM gives rise to the protein MSERISREELVKIYNIEVTFFDELVDSGLLNVEMENEIRYLMYEDLPSFERFANWHYDLEINLPGLEVIHEMLRKMEDLKQKNRELMSKLSAISDKYEEGSF
- a CDS encoding PLP-dependent cysteine synthase family protein, with protein sequence MKYADNILETIGNTPLVKLNKVLGEDFPAMVLAKVETFNPGHSVKDRMAVKMIEDAEKDGRLKPGGTIIEGTSGNTGMGLALAAIIKGYKCIFVTNSKQSKEKCDILRAVGAEVIVCPTDVKPTDPRSYYSVSKRLAKETENGWYVNQYDNLSNRAAHYESTAPEIWEQTEGKLTHFVVGAGTGGTITGCGTFFKERNPNIKVIGVDTYGSILKEIHETGEINLGNAYTYITEGIGEDILPENYDMAVIDHFEKVTDKDGAIYARKLAKEEGIFCGYSAGSAIASLVQMKDQFTKDDVIVVLLHDHGSRYVGKIYNDEWMKEMGWLD